In Notolabrus celidotus isolate fNotCel1 chromosome 10, fNotCel1.pri, whole genome shotgun sequence, one DNA window encodes the following:
- the LOC117819748 gene encoding uncharacterized protein C7orf57 homolog isoform X2: MTSEKDTTLVNNDLESSQPGDDKTNGHISQIPGLSPSISSLTKEKIRGRRRGVNESDSDFIKLAKQGGHKGLLWHEDPITSEPTSYKPPNWFSASGGITPSLINSAAKKNPGASQPREPPFGTDNMSAWERDDNSSNGKEKNNNEQHIQVENLQASNQCHETSKFKRIVHDKKPAPVNMSKLLSFGYVEEDKPTICSTDQTN; the protein is encoded by the exons GGGATGACAAAACAAATGGCCACATCTCCCAGATCCCAGGACTGTCCCCGAGCATCAGTTCTCTAACTAAGGAGAAGATCCGAGGGCGGAGAAGAGGGGTGAATGAGAGTGATTCTGACTTTATCAAACTTGCAAAACAAGGAGGACATAAAG GACTTTTGTGGCATGAGGACCCAATTACTTCTGAGCCGACTTCATACAAACCTCCAAACTGGTTCAGTGCATCAGGAGGCATTACCCCAAG TCTAATTAACAGTGCAGCGAAGAAAAACCCTGGAGCTTCTCAACCGCGAGAGCCTCCCTTTGGGACTGACAATATGTCAGCCTGGGAGAGGGATGATAACAGCAGCAATGGCAAAGAGAAG AACAACAATGAACAACACATCCAGGTAGAGAATTTGCAGGCATCCAATCAATGCCATGAGACCAGCAAATTCAAGAGGAT agtTCATGACAAGAAACCAGCTCCTGTCAACATGTCTAAGCTGCTGAGTTTTGGCTATGTAGAAGAGGATAAACCAACAATATGCAGCACAGATCAAACAA ATTAG
- the LOC117819748 gene encoding uncharacterized protein C7orf57 homolog isoform X1, protein MTSEKDTTLVNNDLESSQPGDDKTNGHISQIPGLSPSISSLTKEKIRGRRRGVNESDSDFIKLAKQGGHKGLLWHEDPITSEPTSYKPPNWFSASGGITPSLINSAAKKNPGASQPREPPFGTDNMSAWERDDNSSNGKEKVNTEMPESFQENNNEQHIQVENLQASNQCHETSKFKRIVHDKKPAPVNMSKLLSFGYVEEDKPTICSTDQTN, encoded by the exons GGGATGACAAAACAAATGGCCACATCTCCCAGATCCCAGGACTGTCCCCGAGCATCAGTTCTCTAACTAAGGAGAAGATCCGAGGGCGGAGAAGAGGGGTGAATGAGAGTGATTCTGACTTTATCAAACTTGCAAAACAAGGAGGACATAAAG GACTTTTGTGGCATGAGGACCCAATTACTTCTGAGCCGACTTCATACAAACCTCCAAACTGGTTCAGTGCATCAGGAGGCATTACCCCAAG TCTAATTAACAGTGCAGCGAAGAAAAACCCTGGAGCTTCTCAACCGCGAGAGCCTCCCTTTGGGACTGACAATATGTCAGCCTGGGAGAGGGATGATAACAGCAGCAATGGCAAAGAGAAGGTAAACACAGAAATGCCTGAGTCATTTCAGGAG AACAACAATGAACAACACATCCAGGTAGAGAATTTGCAGGCATCCAATCAATGCCATGAGACCAGCAAATTCAAGAGGAT agtTCATGACAAGAAACCAGCTCCTGTCAACATGTCTAAGCTGCTGAGTTTTGGCTATGTAGAAGAGGATAAACCAACAATATGCAGCACAGATCAAACAA ATTAG
- the upp2 gene encoding uridine phosphorylase 2, which yields MTSNIAHRDQEQVQVKNPYLDTMEEDILYHFSLGTKTHNLPEMFGDIKFVCVGGSANRMKAFAQFIHQELKLSGNPEDIGDICEGTDRYSMFKVGPVLSISHGMGVPSISIMLHELIKLLHHAQCRDVVLFRLGTSGGVGLAPGTVVVTDKAVDYSFRPQFEQVVLGKVITRSTELDEGVANELLQCSSELQNIPTVIGNTMCTHDFYEGQGRLDGALCSFSHEEKLEYLRKAYDAGVRNIEMESTVFAAMCRVCGLKAAVICVALLNRFEGDQITSSHDVLVEYQQRPQVLVSHFIKKRLGLLV from the exons ATGACATCCAATATTGCTCATAGGGATCAGGAGCAGGTCCAGGTAAAAAATCCTTACTTGGACACCATGGAGGAGGATATTCTCTACCACTTCAGCCTGGGCACCAAGACTCACAACCTCCCAGAAATGTTTGGAGACATTAAG TTTGTTTGTGTCGGTGGCAGTGCAAATAGGATGAAGGCTTTTGCCCAGTTTATCCACCAGGAGCTCAAACTGTCTGGAAACCCAGAGGATATCGGGGATATCTGTGAGGGAACTGACCGCTACAGCATGTTCAAAGTGGGACCAGTGCTCTCTATAAGT CATGGCATGGGTGTCCCTTCCATCTCTATCATGCTGCACGAGCTCATCAAACTGCTGCACCATGCTCAGTGCCGTGACGTGGTTCTGTTTCGCCTTGGAACATCTGGTGGTGTTG GTCTGGCTCCAGGTACTGTTGTGGTCACAGATAAAGCCGTGGACTACTCCTTCCGCCCCCAGTTTGAGCAGGTGGTTCTGGGCAAAGTCATCACTAGGAGCACTGAGCTGGACGAGGGAGTAGCCAATGAGCTTCTGCAGTGCTCCTCTGAGCTTCAAAACATCCCCACAGTGATCGGAAACACCATGTGCACCCATGACTTCTATGAAG GTCAAGGCCGACTGGATGGAGCTCTCTGCTCCTTCTCTCATGAAGAGAAACTTGAGTATCTGCGGAAAGCTTATGATGCTGGAGTGAGGAATATTGAGATGGAGTCCACAGTGTTCGCTGCTATGTGCCGCGTCTGTGGCCTCAAAG ctgCTGTAATCTGTGTTGCATTGCTGAACCGCTTTGAGGGCGACCAGATCACCTCCTCTCATGATGTTCTGGTGGAGTACCAGCAGAGACCTCAAGTCCTGGTGTCACACTTTATCAAAAAACGGCTGGGACTTTTAGTCTGA